A region of Actinomycetota bacterium DNA encodes the following proteins:
- a CDS encoding acyltransferase family protein, whose amino-acid sequence MAETRPRIEWMDLVKGSAILVVVGSHAVILMEPVTHGQSAQTAWSLILTVLEPMRMALFFMISGMLATAAITKPWGKVRRRTWGMTYLYVLWCSIFFAVLYIYAPLPFLEELRWVVRNLLVAGNGYWYLYALIVYFFLARVTRRWPIWILLSIGVALNLLKSPLLEITREHFNSLETGSMMVKILMNLMFFLIGLHFKELLTQITRFATWPRIATLSVILTIAGVVRFKVSWFWEQSFLPASLLFILLGVMLSSKLINFAGPRNFGSRIGTQTLPIFVLQFPFMLMLQQVFKDDDIALFNGWVFAVVFPIAFTAFVVVFALWLHRITLNNRSRYLFEIPDWVTREKSRESTTVNS is encoded by the coding sequence ATGGCTGAGACTCGTCCTCGAATCGAATGGATGGACCTCGTCAAGGGCTCGGCGATCCTCGTGGTTGTGGGCTCACATGCCGTTATCTTGATGGAGCCGGTGACGCACGGTCAGTCCGCGCAGACGGCTTGGTCACTGATCCTCACCGTGCTCGAGCCCATGCGCATGGCGCTGTTCTTCATGATCTCCGGAATGCTCGCCACCGCCGCGATCACCAAGCCTTGGGGCAAAGTCCGCCGACGCACATGGGGGATGACGTATCTCTATGTGCTGTGGTGCTCGATCTTCTTCGCCGTTCTCTATATATATGCGCCGTTGCCATTCCTGGAGGAATTGCGCTGGGTGGTTCGCAATCTGCTTGTCGCCGGAAATGGCTACTGGTATCTCTATGCGCTGATCGTGTATTTCTTCCTGGCGCGAGTGACGCGGCGCTGGCCGATCTGGATTCTGCTGAGCATCGGAGTGGCGCTGAACTTGCTCAAGTCACCCCTGCTCGAGATCACTCGGGAGCACTTCAACAGTCTTGAGACTGGCTCGATGATGGTAAAGATTCTGATGAATCTGATGTTCTTCCTGATCGGCTTGCATTTCAAGGAACTGCTGACGCAGATCACCAGATTCGCAACGTGGCCACGCATTGCGACGCTGAGTGTGATCCTCACCATTGCCGGAGTCGTACGTTTCAAAGTCTCTTGGTTCTGGGAGCAGTCATTCCTGCCGGCATCGTTGCTGTTCATCTTGCTGGGGGTCATGCTGTCGTCCAAGCTCATCAACTTCGCCGGCCCACGCAACTTTGGATCCCGTATCGGCACACAGACACTGCCGATCTTCGTACTGCAATTTCCGTTCATGCTGATGCTGCAGCAGGTATTCAAGGACGATGACATTGCACTGTTCAATGGCTGGGTATTTGCGGTGGTATTCCCCATCGCGTTCACGGCGTTCGTTGTGGTCTTCGCCCTGTGGCTGCACCGCATTACGCTGAACAATCGCAGCCGCTACCTCTTTGAGATTCCTGACTGGGTCACTCGCGAGAAGAGCCGAGAGAGCACGACCGTGAACTCCTAG